A genomic segment from Candidatus Hydrogenedentota bacterium encodes:
- the pyrR gene encoding bifunctional pyr operon transcriptional regulator/uracil phosphoribosyltransferase PyrR, which translates to MTPDKDFEVESTVLMDRDALAATVRSLALAICDANPDIGELALLGILRRGRPLADRLAALIGEYTGTTPPVGSLATTMYRDDVRTGAAVPLLKGETHFDFSVDDRTVLLVDDVLAAGRTIRAALDEVMDYGRPRRIQLACLVDRGGRELPIQADYLGYSIATGADEWVSVRLRETDDEDAVLLLRQERRAEMND; encoded by the coding sequence ATGACGCCGGACAAGGACTTTGAGGTCGAGAGCACGGTGCTGATGGACCGGGACGCCCTGGCGGCGACGGTCCGGAGCCTGGCCCTGGCCATCTGCGACGCGAACCCGGACATCGGAGAGCTGGCGCTGCTGGGCATTCTCCGCCGGGGGCGGCCCCTGGCCGACCGCCTGGCGGCGCTCATCGGCGAGTACACCGGCACAACGCCGCCCGTGGGCTCGCTGGCCACCACGATGTACCGGGACGACGTGCGCACGGGCGCGGCGGTGCCGCTGCTGAAGGGGGAGACGCATTTCGACTTTTCGGTGGACGACCGGACGGTGCTGCTGGTGGACGATGTGCTGGCGGCGGGGCGCACGATCCGCGCCGCCCTGGACGAGGTGATGGACTATGGCAGGCCCCGGCGCATCCAGCTGGCCTGTCTGGTGGACCGGGGGGGGCGCGAGCTGCCGATCCAGGCGGACTACCTGGGCTACAGCATCGCCACGGGGGCGGACGAGTGGGTCTCGGTCCGCCTGCGCGAGACCGACGACGAGGACGCGGTCCTGCTGCTGCGGCAGGAACGGCGGGCGGAAATGAACGACTAA